The following coding sequences are from one Onychostoma macrolepis isolate SWU-2019 chromosome 24, ASM1243209v1, whole genome shotgun sequence window:
- the asb10 gene encoding ankyrin repeat and SOCS box protein 10 isoform X1 has product MSRRSLMYNPSSLRSLEQERHQMRLAAPVLSGYLLRKEAWDRGMSSRQTMGNPPMVCQDPVVQNALYTGNVKGVKEIFSKGFPSDLVIQPQGGVMRWRANGKVKGLWSLTYEQELTTPLHITAGRGFTECLRHLLMRGARVDLAPGGTTALHEACEECHPECVKLLLQYGANPNATNEDGQMPLHVCTELDSLECTKHLLAFGALINGQSLDDNDTPLHVAARHGLPDHMELYLRHGAALNLQNDEGNTPLNAACSQPQNSTSLERYSRVCHMLVSAGGDVHISDADKQTPLHMACKNANPDVVDLLLKYKALVNEMDYGGDAPMHNILKAVAYKTDHEPERIVQALLNYGSIRVWPGALPKVLKYCCTSPRTIEVLLNAYDRLKMTEAWVEAVPPEVFQKHREFYESLFALTQTPRSLQHLARHRLRSFLEGRLHNVVPKLGLPTFLKNYLMLAFRDYMH; this is encoded by the exons ATGTCTAGAAGGAGTCTCATGTATAATCCAAGCTCTCTGCGCTCTTTAGAGCAGGAAAGGCACCAGATGAGACTGGCTGCCCCGGTTCTCAGTGGCTACCTGCTGAGGAAAGAAGCCTGGGACAGAGGGATGTCTTCGAGGCAGACCATGGGAAACCCTCCGATGGTGTGCCAGGACCCTGTTGTCCAAAATGCCCTGTACACTGGAAATGTAAAAGGTGTGAAAGAGATCTTCTCAAAGGGCTTTCCTTCAGACCTGGTCATCCAGCCTCAAGGAGGAGTCATGCGCTGGAGAGCAAATGGAAAAGTCAAAG GACTGTGGTCACTGACGTACGAACAAGAGCTGACCACGCCACTGCACATCACCGCTGGCCGGGGTTTCACCGAATGTCTGCGGCATCTCCTAATGCGGGGCGCTCGAGTGGACCTGGCACCTGGGGGAACCACTGCCCTGCATGAGGCCTGTGAGGAGTGCCATCCCGAGTGTGTCAAGCTGTTGCTGCAGTACGGAGCCAATCCCAACGCAACCAATGAAGATGGCCAGATGCCCCTGCACGTGTGCACTGAACTCGATTCACTTGA atgtaccaaACATCTACTAGCATTTGGTGCTTTGATCAACGGTCAGAGCTTGGATGATAACGACACACCCCTTCATGTGGCAGCCCGCCATGGCCTTCCTGATCACATGGAGCTCTACTTACGACACGGAGCTGCGCTTAACCTACAAAATGATGAAGGAAACACCCCACTGAACGCCGCCTGCTCCCAGCCACAGAACTCCACGTCTCTGGAGCGCTACAGCCGTGTTTGCCACATGCTGGTGTCTGCTGGGGGGGACGTACATATCAGTGACGCGGACAAGCAGACTCCACTGCACATGGCATGTAAGAACGCCAACCCTGATGTGGTGGATCTGCTGCTGAAGTATAAAGCCTTGGTCAACGAAATGGATTATGGCGGCGACGCACCAATGCATAACATCCTGAAGGCGGTGGCCTACAAGACGGACCATGAGCCCGAGAGGATTGTACAGGCTCTTCTCAATTACGGATCCATCAGGGTGTGGCCTGGAGCTCTGCCCAAG GTGTTGAAATATTGCTGCACATCTCCAAGGACAATAGAAGTGCTCCTCAACGCATACGACCGCCTGAAAATGACTGAAGCCTGGGTAGAAGCTGTACCACCGGAGGTGTTTCAG aaaCACCGGGAATTCTACGAATCCCTGTTTGCACTGACGCAAACTCCTCGATCTCTACAACATCTGGCTCGTCACAGACTCCGATCGTTTCTGGAAGGTCGCTTGCACAACGTGGTCCCTAAACTGGGTCTACCAACCTTTCTTAAAAATTACCTAATGCTGGCATTCAGAGACTATATGCACTGA
- the asb10 gene encoding ankyrin repeat and SOCS box protein 10 isoform X2, producing the protein MGPKIKFRKQKKYRNDVIATAQASGLILQFWNALLVGDDLTVISIVDDPEYAYLLDAIYDTSNIEEWKNFRFNYRGLRLWSLTYEQELTTPLHITAGRGFTECLRHLLMRGARVDLAPGGTTALHEACEECHPECVKLLLQYGANPNATNEDGQMPLHVCTELDSLECTKHLLAFGALINGQSLDDNDTPLHVAARHGLPDHMELYLRHGAALNLQNDEGNTPLNAACSQPQNSTSLERYSRVCHMLVSAGGDVHISDADKQTPLHMACKNANPDVVDLLLKYKALVNEMDYGGDAPMHNILKAVAYKTDHEPERIVQALLNYGSIRVWPGALPKVLKYCCTSPRTIEVLLNAYDRLKMTEAWVEAVPPEVFQKHREFYESLFALTQTPRSLQHLARHRLRSFLEGRLHNVVPKLGLPTFLKNYLMLAFRDYMH; encoded by the exons ATGGGGCCGAAGATTAAGTTTCGCAAACAAAAGAAATATCGCAACGATGTTATCGCAACGGCTCAGGCGTCAGGACTTATCCTACAGTTCTGGAATGCTCTTCTGGTCGGAGATGACCTCACTGTTATTAGTATCGTTGATGACCCAGAATATGCTTATCTCTTAGATGCCATATATGACACCAGCAACATAGAGGAGTGGAAGAACTTCAGGTTCAACTACAGAGGGCTAA GACTGTGGTCACTGACGTACGAACAAGAGCTGACCACGCCACTGCACATCACCGCTGGCCGGGGTTTCACCGAATGTCTGCGGCATCTCCTAATGCGGGGCGCTCGAGTGGACCTGGCACCTGGGGGAACCACTGCCCTGCATGAGGCCTGTGAGGAGTGCCATCCCGAGTGTGTCAAGCTGTTGCTGCAGTACGGAGCCAATCCCAACGCAACCAATGAAGATGGCCAGATGCCCCTGCACGTGTGCACTGAACTCGATTCACTTGA atgtaccaaACATCTACTAGCATTTGGTGCTTTGATCAACGGTCAGAGCTTGGATGATAACGACACACCCCTTCATGTGGCAGCCCGCCATGGCCTTCCTGATCACATGGAGCTCTACTTACGACACGGAGCTGCGCTTAACCTACAAAATGATGAAGGAAACACCCCACTGAACGCCGCCTGCTCCCAGCCACAGAACTCCACGTCTCTGGAGCGCTACAGCCGTGTTTGCCACATGCTGGTGTCTGCTGGGGGGGACGTACATATCAGTGACGCGGACAAGCAGACTCCACTGCACATGGCATGTAAGAACGCCAACCCTGATGTGGTGGATCTGCTGCTGAAGTATAAAGCCTTGGTCAACGAAATGGATTATGGCGGCGACGCACCAATGCATAACATCCTGAAGGCGGTGGCCTACAAGACGGACCATGAGCCCGAGAGGATTGTACAGGCTCTTCTCAATTACGGATCCATCAGGGTGTGGCCTGGAGCTCTGCCCAAG GTGTTGAAATATTGCTGCACATCTCCAAGGACAATAGAAGTGCTCCTCAACGCATACGACCGCCTGAAAATGACTGAAGCCTGGGTAGAAGCTGTACCACCGGAGGTGTTTCAG aaaCACCGGGAATTCTACGAATCCCTGTTTGCACTGACGCAAACTCCTCGATCTCTACAACATCTGGCTCGTCACAGACTCCGATCGTTTCTGGAAGGTCGCTTGCACAACGTGGTCCCTAAACTGGGTCTACCAACCTTTCTTAAAAATTACCTAATGCTGGCATTCAGAGACTATATGCACTGA
- the zgc:92591 gene encoding histone H2B, gonadal: MSNEGAKKKGKVPGEKKTSKRKAKRRETYAVYIYKVLKQVHPDTGISSRAMSIMNSFVNDVFERIATEASRLAHYNKRSTITSREVQTAVRLLLPGELAKHAVSEGTKAVTKYTSSK; this comes from the exons ATGTCCAACGAAGGCGCAAAGAAGAAAGGTAAAGTacctggggaaaaaaagacgTCTAAACGGAAAGCAAAGAGGAGGGAAACTTATGCAGTGTATATCTACAAAGTTTTGAAGCAG GTTCATCCCGACACTGGTATCTCCAGCAGGGCGATGAGCATCATGAACTCGTTTGTTAATGATGTGTTTGAGCGCATCGCTACAGAGGCCTCACGGCTCGCTCACTATAACAAGCGGTCGACCATCACGAGCAGAGAGGTGCAGACCGCCGTCCGGCTGCTGCTGCCCGGAGAACTCGCCAAACACGCTGTGTCAGAGGGCACCAAGGCCGTCACCAAATACACCAGCTCCAAGTGA